One genomic segment of Buchnera aphidicola (Chaitoregma tattakana) includes these proteins:
- a CDS encoding flagellar hook-basal body complex protein FliE has product MLINESKIITKFNELSNKINIKKYVPKNNFYKLFNCSKKEIGQFKELAKYKKENFIDSKMMNRKSVSDLMLDAEKSTLSLEIAVKIKNKIISAYQEIMNMQI; this is encoded by the coding sequence ATGTTAATAAATGAATCTAAGATTATAACAAAATTTAATGAATTAAGTAATAAAATAAATATTAAAAAATATGTTCCAAAAAATAACTTTTATAAATTGTTTAACTGTTCCAAAAAAGAAATTGGACAATTTAAAGAACTTGCAAAATATAAAAAAGAAAACTTTATAGATAGTAAAATGATGAATAGAAAATCAGTAAGTGATTTAATGTTAGATGCAGAAAAATCAACATTGTCTTTAGAAATAGCTGTAAAAATAAAAAATAAAATAATATCTGCATATCAAGAAATTATGAACATGCAAATATAA
- the fliF gene encoding flagellar basal-body MS-ring/collar protein FliF, giving the protein MNRKLSFEKNVNENKIFNNIFNIVKKNIILCLILLSASITLIFSILFLYKSTNYCTLYNNLSNEDKSLVIFELSSMNIPYKINDSKNKIKIPKKLVYQVRMHLSEKGIPKDNIDGFEILDKEKFGESQFREKINYQRALEGELSKTIMKIDSIKNATVHLVMHSKSVFFNDDIESTASVLLTLKFGKKLDINKINAILNLVSKSVSGLKYNNITIVDQYGNFLNQSMDMDTYNDSKLVYINNIEKKYKRKIEEILVPLFGIDNVYAQVTAQIDFDKKEKVEEKYKPNSNKLDQAIRSKQSSYSKDLNNSNDNYVHNKNSIKEDVNIQDGVKNLSKNDKKQHNIFNNNKSIIDPSNTNSINTHNYNPNIIGNKSYNFDNTTNYEVDHDVINTKVNIGNLKKISAGIVINYVKDSKGNFVPLSSANIEKIKDLIKNSIGFSENRGDTVNLVNSMFYRSPEIKKHNVILTDTDRNLVFQKRYYLIPIIVVMFIILYELLFKKIFFFIFFKNKVINKNDKIYIRKNKLKVKKDEKKVKKESSLLPIIKPKKTHKNIFEKKSSFIAKIIRNWINKK; this is encoded by the coding sequence ATGAATAGAAAATTGTCATTTGAAAAAAATGTAAATGAAAACAAGATTTTCAATAATATTTTTAATATTGTTAAAAAAAATATTATTTTATGTTTAATACTGTTATCAGCGTCTATAACATTAATTTTTTCTATTCTTTTTTTGTATAAATCAACAAATTATTGTACTTTATATAATAATTTATCTAATGAAGATAAAAGTTTAGTTATTTTTGAGTTGTCTAGTATGAACATTCCTTATAAAATAAATGATTCAAAAAATAAAATTAAAATACCTAAAAAATTAGTTTATCAAGTTAGAATGCATTTGTCAGAGAAAGGAATTCCAAAAGATAATATAGATGGATTTGAAATTTTAGATAAAGAAAAATTTGGTGAAAGCCAGTTTCGTGAAAAGATAAATTATCAACGGGCTTTAGAGGGTGAATTATCGAAAACAATTATGAAAATAGATTCTATAAAGAATGCTACAGTACATTTAGTCATGCATTCTAAATCTGTTTTTTTTAACGATGATATAGAGTCTACTGCATCTGTTTTATTAACATTGAAATTTGGAAAAAAATTAGATATAAATAAAATAAATGCTATTTTAAATTTAGTGTCTAAAAGTGTTTCTGGATTAAAATATAATAATATAACTATCGTAGATCAGTATGGAAATTTTTTGAATCAGTCTATGGATATGGATACATACAATGATAGTAAACTCGTTTATATAAATAATATAGAAAAGAAATATAAAAGAAAAATTGAAGAGATTTTAGTTCCTCTATTTGGAATAGATAATGTATATGCACAAGTTACAGCACAAATAGATTTTGACAAAAAAGAAAAAGTAGAAGAAAAATATAAACCTAATTCTAATAAATTGGACCAAGCTATTAGATCTAAACAGAGTTCTTACAGTAAAGATTTAAATAATTCTAATGATAACTATGTACATAATAAAAATAGTATAAAAGAAGATGTTAATATACAAGATGGTGTAAAAAATTTATCAAAAAATGATAAGAAACAACATAACATATTTAATAATAATAAATCTATTATAGATCCTAGCAATACAAATAGTATTAATACACATAATTATAACCCTAATATTATAGGTAATAAAAGTTATAATTTTGACAATACGACTAATTATGAAGTAGATCATGACGTTATAAACACAAAAGTTAATATAGGAAATTTAAAAAAAATTTCTGCAGGTATAGTAATAAATTATGTAAAAGATTCTAAAGGAAATTTTGTTCCATTGAGCAGTGCAAATATAGAAAAAATAAAAGATTTAATAAAAAATTCAATTGGATTTTCTGAAAATAGAGGAGATACAGTTAATTTAGTTAATTCTATGTTTTATAGATCCCCGGAAATAAAGAAACATAACGTAATTTTAACAGATACAGATAGAAATTTAGTTTTTCAAAAAAGATATTATTTAATTCCAATTATAGTAGTTATGTTCATAATTTTATATGAACTTTTGTTTAAAAAAATATTTTTTTTTATATTTTTTAAAAATAAAGTAATAAATAAAAATGATAAAATATATATTAGAAAAAATAAGTTAAAAGTAAAAAAAGACGAGAAGAAAGTAAAAAAAGAGTCTAGTTTATTGCCTATTATAAAGCCAAAAAAAACACATAAAAATATTTTTGAAAAAAAATCTTCATTTATAGCAAAAATTATTCGAAATTGGATAAATAAAAAATGA
- a CDS encoding FliG C-terminal domain-containing protein, whose translation MNNSINGYTKSACLLFYLGIKKSIKILKFLTKTEKNKIICKLSDPSILSKENIDSAIESYKKCYKNEILRKKDSFKNYFNIILSKFFNKKERYYFINEINTKKVFLKNVKRVNLNSSKNCYIVLRGEHPQIIAAFLKYVDHRKSMKILSFFNKKDRNEILRRMFEIQSMNQFSKNEFFKIINDVFKKEKSHKLNTFDKAINVFKLFTKKDKVYILKNFFKNNSNIKKEIICLMFSFEDIFFLKNCSISILLKYVDKKVLYISMLDLSEKFKKIFLMNMSKKQLNYFFHMFQKENFSSSPISIKCSKDKILKTLQLLLKKDVLILKDLEKIYV comes from the coding sequence ATGAATAATAGTATTAATGGTTATACAAAAAGTGCATGTTTGTTATTTTATTTAGGTATTAAAAAGAGTATTAAAATATTAAAATTTTTAACTAAAACAGAGAAAAATAAAATAATATGTAAATTGTCTGATCCTTCAATTTTATCTAAAGAAAATATAGATTCAGCAATAGAAAGTTACAAAAAGTGTTATAAGAACGAAATTTTGAGAAAGAAAGATAGTTTTAAAAATTATTTTAATATTATTCTTTCTAAATTTTTTAATAAAAAAGAAAGATATTACTTTATTAATGAGATTAATACTAAGAAAGTTTTTTTAAAAAATGTAAAAAGAGTAAATTTAAATAGTTCTAAAAATTGTTATATAGTTTTGAGAGGAGAACATCCGCAGATAATAGCTGCGTTTTTAAAATATGTAGATCATAGAAAGTCTATGAAAATTTTATCTTTTTTTAACAAAAAAGATAGAAATGAAATTCTAAGAAGAATGTTTGAAATACAAAGTATGAATCAATTTTCTAAAAACGAATTTTTTAAGATAATAAACGATGTTTTTAAAAAAGAAAAATCACATAAATTAAATACTTTTGATAAAGCAATTAACGTGTTTAAACTGTTTACTAAAAAAGATAAAGTTTATATTTTAAAAAACTTTTTTAAAAATAATTCTAATATAAAAAAAGAAATTATATGTTTAATGTTTTCTTTTGAAGACATATTTTTTTTAAAAAATTGTAGTATATCTATTTTATTAAAATATGTTGATAAAAAGGTTTTATATATTTCTATGTTAGATTTGTCAGAAAAGTTTAAAAAAATTTTTTTAATGAACATGTCTAAAAAACAATTAAATTATTTTTTTCATATGTTTCAAAAAGAGAATTTTTCATCTTCTCCGATTAGTATAAAATGTAGTAAAGATAAGATTTTGAAAACATTACAACTATTGTTAAAAAAAGATGTATTAATTTTAAAAGACTTGGAAAAAATTTATGTATAA
- a CDS encoding FliH/SctL family protein: MYKLLNSKQWKKWNADSINTEKNNTIVKKKNVTDLSRNSYLESERLIIEKISYDKGFKSGKKVGYDLGYKQFNLFKKEINDSKKKIEKIFLNLSKSIESIDSYVSIKIVKVLFSVLKRNNKFFSNNTNRLIQIVKKSLRKELFFLKNLNFLVNPTDFSIIKKSFRNCFKFNNWTLISDNKIASGECKIFSSEMNIDFTNSDTWDNLYRIFLFEKNI, from the coding sequence ATGTATAAATTACTTAATTCTAAACAGTGGAAAAAATGGAATGCTGATTCTATTAACACAGAAAAAAATAATACAATAGTTAAAAAAAAAAATGTTACAGACTTGTCTAGAAATTCATATTTAGAAAGTGAAAGATTAATAATAGAAAAAATTAGTTATGATAAAGGTTTTAAAAGTGGAAAAAAAGTTGGGTATGATTTAGGATATAAACAATTCAATTTATTTAAAAAAGAAATAAACGATAGTAAAAAAAAGATAGAAAAAATTTTTTTGAATCTCAGTAAATCTATTGAATCTATAGATTCGTATGTTTCTATTAAAATAGTAAAAGTGTTATTTAGTGTTCTAAAAAGAAATAACAAATTTTTTAGTAATAATACTAATAGATTAATACAGATTGTGAAAAAAAGTTTACGTAAAGAGTTATTTTTTTTAAAAAATTTAAACTTTTTAGTAAATCCTACAGATTTTAGTATTATTAAAAAAAGTTTTAGAAATTGTTTCAAATTTAACAATTGGACTCTTATTTCAGATAATAAGATTGCTTCTGGAGAATGTAAAATATTTTCTTCAGAAATGAATATAGATTTCACTAATTCAGACACTTGGGATAATTTATATAGAATATTTTTGTTTGAGAAAAATATATGA
- a CDS encoding FliI/YscN family ATPase, with the protein MTTNLKNWLKNINFLDKKICSFSGVVNYGRLVSFVGLLLEVSGLILSIGDICIIEVIYNNTMLLVEAEVVGFKNKNVFIMLFEECRGISPGLRVFPKVDKFGKRKRKTLPIGNNLLGRVVDSYGSPLDGLGKVKCNQFTSTYCSKINPLKKVPVTKILDTGIRAINAALTIGMGQRIGLFASSGVGKSVLLSMMAKNSNSDIFVIGLIGERSREISEFVENIKIAHNFNKSIVVVSPANNSPLLKVQGALYSISIAEYFRKKGRNVLFILDSLTRYAMAEREISISMGEMPVIRGYPTSIFSKLPFFIERSGNNEKKNCSITGFYTVLIESNENLDPISDLAKSVLDGHIMLSKSYADSGHYPAIDMETSISRIMYNLVSKEHYKKVIYLKQLISTYKNNKDLISLGAYVKGNDKILDNAVNLWPKIEKFLQQDIDVSHNFESSYLELNNLIK; encoded by the coding sequence ATGACTACAAATTTAAAAAATTGGTTAAAAAATATAAATTTTTTAGATAAAAAAATATGTAGTTTTTCTGGTGTAGTAAATTATGGGCGTTTAGTTAGTTTTGTTGGTCTCCTTTTAGAAGTTTCAGGTTTAATATTATCTATTGGAGATATTTGTATAATAGAGGTTATTTATAATAATACAATGTTGTTAGTGGAAGCAGAAGTTGTAGGATTTAAAAATAAAAATGTGTTTATAATGTTGTTTGAAGAATGTAGAGGAATTTCTCCTGGGTTAAGAGTGTTTCCAAAAGTTGACAAATTCGGAAAACGTAAAAGAAAAACTCTTCCTATAGGAAATAATTTATTAGGGAGAGTAGTTGATAGTTATGGAAGCCCTTTAGACGGATTAGGAAAAGTAAAATGTAATCAGTTTACTTCTACATATTGCAGCAAAATAAATCCTTTAAAAAAAGTGCCAGTTACTAAAATATTAGATACAGGAATAAGAGCTATTAATGCTGCTTTAACTATAGGTATGGGGCAAAGAATAGGGTTGTTTGCTAGCTCCGGGGTAGGTAAAAGTGTATTATTAAGTATGATGGCTAAAAATTCAAATTCGGACATTTTTGTTATAGGATTAATTGGGGAAAGAAGCAGAGAAATTTCAGAATTTGTAGAAAACATAAAAATTGCACATAATTTTAATAAATCTATAGTAGTAGTATCGCCTGCAAATAACTCTCCTTTATTAAAGGTTCAAGGCGCTCTTTATTCTATCAGTATAGCAGAATATTTTAGAAAAAAAGGTCGTAATGTTTTATTTATTTTAGATTCATTAACTAGATATGCTATGGCTGAAAGAGAAATATCTATTTCTATGGGCGAAATGCCTGTTATAAGAGGATATCCTACTTCTATATTTTCAAAACTTCCATTTTTTATAGAAAGATCGGGTAATAATGAAAAAAAAAATTGCTCTATAACTGGTTTTTATACTGTTTTAATAGAAAGTAATGAAAATTTAGATCCAATTTCTGATTTAGCGAAATCTGTATTAGATGGTCATATTATGTTGTCTAAAAGTTATGCTGATTCTGGGCATTATCCTGCAATTGATATGGAAACTTCTATAAGTAGAATAATGTATAATTTAGTTAGTAAAGAACATTACAAAAAAGTAATTTATTTAAAACAGCTAATATCTACATATAAAAATAATAAAGATTTAATAAGTTTAGGAGCATATGTAAAAGGAAATGACAAAATTTTAGACAATGCTGTAAATTTATGGCCTAAAATAGAAAAATTTTTGCAGCAGGATATAGATGTGTCTCACAACTTTGAAAGTTCTTATTTAGAATTAAACAATTTAATAAAATAG
- a CDS encoding FliM/FliN family flagellar motor switch protein produces MDKYYNNFIHVNKILKKIRDITCRKNFNIDKNFISNEIDFSNILYADLNNIYFKEKFLLEKSFNDFSNSLSIKLSNLLNYKIQIDVKSIKIETYKKCFKNIGSLISFNCFKISSIKSFGSIIYSHDFVLNMLEFFFGGKNNFLNYKDFKNISYSQNFINYKITKIFTKNLSHNLEKNFNLKIFSYNSKKFFEKSYKNFFYSNNFIVRVCFNCITGKYSNLFNIFFPWSFIKYVNNIVVQNHNKISEKSYSKKNFYIIKSINFVMSAFLQFFFINLYSLYNLNINDVIKIYNPVDVYIFIDDKLFFLGKNTVLKNRISVLVKRSVYLKHLTCGDKMNNQLEKFKKYVSENDSILKKDEKKQTVFLDNTVEEDDLDNRINYVGDIKIKMSVRLGRIKMKAKKLLSIKCGSILQLDQLAGEPLDILANGCLIAKGEIVVIKNNYGIRIVNILNNVNKLK; encoded by the coding sequence ATGGATAAATATTACAACAATTTTATACATGTTAACAAAATTTTGAAAAAAATTCGTGATATTACCTGCAGAAAAAATTTTAATATAGATAAAAATTTTATTAGTAATGAGATTGATTTTTCTAACATTTTATATGCAGATTTAAATAATATATATTTTAAAGAAAAGTTTTTGTTAGAAAAATCATTTAATGACTTTTCGAATTCTTTAAGTATAAAGTTGTCTAATTTGCTAAATTATAAAATACAAATAGATGTTAAAAGTATTAAAATAGAAACGTATAAAAAATGTTTTAAAAATATTGGTTCTTTAATAAGTTTTAATTGCTTTAAAATTTCTTCTATAAAAAGTTTTGGTAGCATTATTTACTCTCACGATTTTGTACTTAATATGTTAGAATTTTTTTTTGGTGGAAAAAATAATTTTTTAAATTATAAAGATTTTAAAAATATTTCTTATAGTCAAAATTTTATTAATTATAAAATAACAAAAATATTTACTAAAAATTTGTCACATAATTTAGAAAAAAATTTTAATTTAAAAATATTTTCATATAATTCTAAGAAATTTTTTGAAAAATCTTATAAAAATTTTTTTTATTCAAACAATTTTATTGTTAGAGTATGTTTTAACTGTATTACTGGAAAATATAGTAATTTATTTAATATATTTTTTCCATGGAGTTTTATAAAATATGTAAATAACATAGTTGTACAAAATCACAATAAAATAAGCGAAAAAAGTTATTCCAAAAAGAACTTTTATATTATTAAAAGTATAAATTTTGTGATGTCTGCCTTTTTGCAATTTTTTTTTATTAATTTATATAGTTTATATAATTTAAATATTAATGATGTAATAAAAATATATAATCCGGTAGATGTTTACATATTTATAGATGATAAATTATTTTTTTTAGGTAAAAATACTGTTTTAAAAAATAGAATATCTGTTTTAGTGAAAAGATCTGTATACTTAAAACATTTAACTTGTGGTGATAAGATGAATAATCAATTAGAAAAATTTAAAAAGTATGTTTCAGAAAACGATAGTATATTAAAAAAAGATGAAAAAAAACAAACTGTTTTTTTAGATAACACAGTAGAAGAAGATGACTTGGACAATAGAATAAATTATGTTGGTGATATAAAAATAAAAATGTCTGTTAGACTAGGTAGAATAAAGATGAAAGCTAAAAAGTTGTTATCAATAAAGTGTGGATCAATTTTACAATTAGATCAATTAGCAGGTGAGCCGTTGGACATTCTGGCTAATGGGTGTTTAATTGCTAAAGGCGAAATAGTTGTTATTAAAAATAATTATGGAATCAGAATTGTAAATATATTAAACAACGTAAATAAATTAAAATAA
- the fliP gene encoding flagellar type III secretion system pore protein FliP (The bacterial flagellar biogenesis protein FliP forms a type III secretion system (T3SS)-type pore required for flagellar assembly.) — protein MKYSKILLFFFPLLSTSAYALNLDSINNLFSNKSNDISMPLDILIIMSSMSFLPAIVLLMTSFTRIIIVLSLLRNALGMTYSPPNQILIGLSLFITFFIMSPIFNKVYKDSYLPFVSKKVNAETAINNAIFPFKKFMLHQVKKTDLLFFLKLSKKQDIKFKNKYDIPMYVLVPAFITNELKVAFQIGFMIFIPFIVIDLIISSILMALGMMMVPPSSISLPFKLILFVLSDGWKLLVSSLVNSFYT, from the coding sequence ATGAAATATAGTAAAATTTTATTATTTTTTTTTCCATTGCTTTCTACTTCTGCATATGCTTTAAATTTAGATTCTATTAACAATTTGTTTTCTAATAAAAGTAATGATATTTCTATGCCTTTAGATATTTTGATTATAATGAGTTCTATGAGTTTTTTGCCTGCTATTGTTTTGTTAATGACTAGTTTTACTAGAATTATAATTGTATTGAGTTTGTTAAGAAATGCTTTAGGAATGACATATTCTCCTCCAAATCAAATATTAATTGGATTAAGTTTGTTTATAACTTTTTTTATTATGTCTCCAATTTTTAATAAAGTATATAAAGATTCTTATTTACCATTTGTGAGTAAAAAGGTAAATGCAGAAACTGCTATTAACAATGCTATTTTTCCTTTCAAGAAGTTTATGCTACATCAAGTTAAGAAAACAGATTTGTTATTTTTTCTCAAATTGTCAAAAAAACAAGATATTAAATTTAAAAATAAATATGATATACCTATGTATGTATTAGTGCCAGCATTTATAACTAATGAACTTAAAGTGGCGTTTCAAATAGGTTTTATGATATTTATTCCCTTTATAGTTATAGATCTTATAATATCTAGTATATTGATGGCTTTAGGTATGATGATGGTGCCTCCATCTAGTATATCTCTTCCATTCAAATTAATTCTTTTTGTATTGTCTGACGGTTGGAAGTTGTTAGTTAGCTCTCTTGTTAATAGTTTTTATACATAA
- the fliQ gene encoding flagellar biosynthesis protein FliQ — protein MTLEAVDSLLGEAIKMILILSMPLLIIVLFIGLVISMLQSVTQINEQTLSFVPKIFSILSILILLGPWMLSTIVSYIKNLFKILPLVINT, from the coding sequence ATGACTTTAGAAGCTGTTGATAGTTTACTTGGTGAAGCTATAAAAATGATTTTAATATTATCTATGCCGCTATTAATAATAGTATTGTTTATAGGATTGGTAATTAGTATGCTGCAATCAGTTACACAAATTAACGAACAAACTTTATCATTTGTTCCAAAAATATTTTCTATCTTAAGTATTCTAATATTGCTTGGACCTTGGATGCTTAGTACCATAGTAAGTTACATTAAAAATTTATTTAAAATTTTACCCCTTGTTATAAACACATGA
- the fliR gene encoding flagellar biosynthetic protein FliR, translated as MIYLNLYKLFEIFREIIFPLARILPIISLTPIFGENFVNKRVKILISVLLSIFYINVSATNFYINLFSNEGFLILFQQIFIGLFLGFVIYMVFSIPVIVGEIISLQIGLSFSTIFDVSQKWNSSVFSYFIKIFFLMVFLSLNGHYWIIYTIFNSFSLIPIENLHFSKNAFFLILYFFSKVFLRGVIIVFPIMIPVLALNIMMAILNRTIPQFSVFSIFLPMLLLISLFIFYFCVPININNFNLFLKNMFEKINNFNKNTIFY; from the coding sequence ATGATATACTTAAACTTATATAAACTTTTTGAAATATTTCGCGAAATAATTTTTCCACTAGCTAGGATATTACCTATAATAAGCCTTACGCCAATTTTTGGTGAAAATTTTGTAAATAAAAGAGTTAAAATATTAATTTCTGTGCTTTTAAGTATTTTTTATATTAATGTTAGCGCCACAAACTTTTATATAAATTTATTTTCTAATGAAGGTTTTTTGATTTTATTTCAACAAATTTTTATAGGGCTTTTTTTAGGATTTGTAATATATATGGTATTTTCAATTCCTGTAATAGTAGGAGAAATAATTAGTTTACAAATTGGTTTATCATTTTCTACAATTTTTGACGTTTCACAAAAATGGAACTCTTCTGTATTTTCTTATTTCATAAAAATTTTTTTTTTAATGGTATTTTTGTCTCTAAATGGACATTATTGGATAATTTATACTATATTTAATAGTTTTTCATTAATTCCAATAGAAAATTTACATTTTTCTAAAAATGCATTTTTCTTAATTTTATATTTTTTTTCTAAAGTGTTTTTAAGAGGGGTCATTATAGTTTTTCCAATAATGATACCTGTTTTAGCATTAAACATTATGATGGCTATATTAAATAGAACTATTCCTCAATTTTCAGTTTTTTCTATTTTTTTACCTATGTTATTATTAATAAGTTTATTCATTTTTTATTTCTGCGTGCCAATTAACATAAACAATTTTAACTTATTTCTAAAAAATATGTTTGAAAAAATTAATAATTTTAATAAAAATACAATTTTTTATTAA
- the rpmG gene encoding 50S ribosomal protein L33, with amino-acid sequence MAKKLRKKIKLLSTSNNGHFYTTTKNKVNKPEKLQLKKYDPIKRKHVWYKEHKIK; translated from the coding sequence ATGGCAAAAAAATTAAGAAAAAAAATAAAATTATTGTCTACCTCTAACAATGGTCACTTTTATACAACAACGAAAAATAAAGTTAATAAACCAGAAAAATTACAACTAAAAAAATATGACCCTATAAAAAGAAAACATGTTTGGTATAAAGAACACAAAATAAAATAG
- the rpmB gene encoding 50S ribosomal protein L28, which yields MSRICKITKKKTIFGNKRSHAMNARRRKFKPNIQKYKLWVPIIKRFVSIKISTKGIREINKKGIDKVFKNYF from the coding sequence ATGTCTAGAATATGCAAAATTACTAAAAAAAAAACAATTTTTGGAAACAAAAGATCACACGCTATGAATGCAAGAAGACGAAAATTTAAACCTAACATCCAAAAATATAAGTTATGGGTTCCAATTATTAAAAGATTTGTAAGCATTAAGATCAGTACAAAAGGAATTAGAGAAATAAACAAAAAAGGTATAGATAAAGTATTCAAAAACTATTTTTAA
- the ppa gene encoding inorganic diphosphatase: MNINKISTGKKPPYDIFVIIEIPSHSKPIKYEINKNCGNIFVDRFIPVAMFYPYNYGYINNTLSKDGDCLDSLVITPYPLITKSIIRCTPIGILKMLDESGQDNKIISVPHKKITKEYNRILDIKNLEKHVTEKIENFFFNYKKLEKNKWIKIIGWGNKKEAEEEILKSIKAYQKK, translated from the coding sequence ATGAATATAAATAAGATATCCACAGGAAAAAAACCACCATATGATATTTTTGTGATAATAGAAATACCATCACATTCAAAACCCATAAAATATGAAATAAATAAAAATTGTGGAAATATATTTGTAGATAGATTTATTCCTGTTGCTATGTTTTATCCATATAATTATGGATATATAAATAATACCTTATCAAAAGATGGAGATTGTTTAGATTCTTTAGTAATAACTCCTTATCCTTTAATCACTAAATCTATAATTAGATGTACACCTATAGGAATTTTAAAGATGTTAGATGAATCAGGTCAAGATAATAAAATTATAAGTGTTCCTCATAAAAAAATTACAAAAGAATATAATAGAATTTTAGATATAAAAAATTTAGAAAAACATGTTACAGAAAAAATTGAAAATTTCTTTTTTAATTATAAAAAATTAGAAAAAAATAAATGGATTAAAATTATTGGATGGGGAAACAAAAAAGAAGCAGAAGAAGAAATACTAAAATCTATAAAAGCATATCAAAAAAAATAA